From Nicotiana tabacum cultivar K326 chromosome 20, ASM71507v2, whole genome shotgun sequence, one genomic window encodes:
- the LOC107767983 gene encoding amine oxidase [copper-containing] zeta, peroxisomal: MASTQEKATVSSPSRNASAAQFSSEWTAAGTVAEISDRSSTTRSAANAKTTATAAVAVIDSIDRPSLPNPPAVKGLPTLLRAQSHHPLDPLTAAEIAVAVATVRAAGSTPEVRDSMRFVEAVLVEPDKSVIALADAYFFPPFQPSLLPRTKGGPVIPSKLPPRKARLIVYNKKSNETSIWVVELSEVHAVTRGGHHRGKVISSQVVPDIQPPMDAAEYAECEAVVKDFPPFRDAMKKRGIDDMELVMVDAWCAGYFSEADAPNRRLGKPLIFCRTESDCPMENGYARPVEGIHILVDMQNMVVIEFEDRKVVPLPPADPLRNYTPGETRGGVDRSDVKPLLISQPEGPSFRVSGHFVEWQKWNFRIGFTPREGLVIYSVAYVDGSRGRRPVAHRLSFIEMVVPYGDPNEPHYRKNAFDAGEDGLGKNAHSLKKGCDCLGYIKYFDAHFTNFTGGVETIENCVCLHEEDHGILWKHQDWRTGLAEVRRSRRLTVSFICTVANYEYGFYWHFYQDGKIEAEVKLTGILSLGALLPGEVRKYGTTIAPGLYAPVHQHFFVARMDMAVDCKPGEAHNQVVEVNARVEPPGENNVHNNAFYAEERLLRTELEAMRDCNPLTARHWIIRNTRTVNRTGQLTGYKLVPGTNCLPLAGSEAKFLRRAAFLKHNLWVTPYCGDEMFPGGEFPNQNPRVGEGLATWVKQNRSLEETQIVLWYVFGLIHVPRLEDWPVMPVEHIGFMLQPHGFFNCSPAVDVPPSTADSDIKENGVVTKSCHDGGIMAKL; this comes from the exons ATGGCCTCAACTCAGGAAAAGGCGACGGTTTCTTCCCCTTCACGAAATGCTTCCGCCGCTCAGTTTTCGTCTGAATGGACTGCCGCCGGAACCGTAGCTGAAATTTCCGATCGTTCCTCTACCACCAGATCGGCGGCCAACGCCAAAACCACTGCCACTGCTGCTGTTGCTGTGATCGACTCCATTGATCGTCCTTCTCTGCCAAATCCTCCCGCCGTTAAAg GGCTGCCTACCTTGTTGAGGGCTCAAAGTCACCATCCCTTGGACCCCTTAACTGCTGCTGAAATTGCCGTGGCTGTTGCAACTGTCAGGGCAGCTGGCAGTACTCCTGAG GTGAGAGATAGCATGCGCTTTGTCGAGGCTGTTTTGGTGGAACCAGACAAGAGTGTGATTGCTTTAGCTGATGCATACTTTTTCCCTCCTTTCCAACCATCTTTGTTGCCAAGAACGAAAGGTGGGCCTGTAATTCCTAGTAAACTTCCTCCAAGGAAGGCTAGACTAATTGTTTATAATAAGAAATCAAATGAGACCAGCATATGGGTTGTTGAGCTCTCGGAGGTTCATGCTGTGACTCGAGGAGGCCACCACCGCGGCAAAGTCATTTCATCTCAGGTTGTGCCTGATATACAGCCTCCAATG GACGCTGCTGAATATGCTGAATGTGAAGCTGTTGTGAAGGATTTCCCTCCTTTTCGTGATGCAATGAAGAAGAGAGGAATCGATGATATGGAACTTGTGATGGTCGATGCCTG GTGTGCAGGTTACTTCAGTGAGGCTGATGCACCTAACCGCCGTCTAGGAAAACCTCTAATCTTTTGCAGAACTGAAAGCGACTGTCCAATGGAAAATGGCTATGCTCGACCAGTTGAAGGAATTCATATACTGGTTGATATGCAGAATATGGTTGTGATAGAGTTTGAAGATCGTAAAGTGGTTCCGTTACCACCAGCTGATCCATTGAGAAATTACACTCCTGGTGAAACGAGAGGAGGGGTTGACAGAAGTGATGTTAAACCTCTTCTTATAAGTCAGCCTGAAGGTCCTAGCTTCCGTGTCAGTGGGCACTTTGTTGAATGGCAGAAG TGGAACTTTCGTATTGGTTTTACCCCCAGGGAGGGTCTGGTTATCTATTCTGTTGCATATGTTGATGGTAGCAGAGGTCGTAGACCTGTTGCGCATAGGCTGAGCTTCATTGAAATGGTAGTCCCCTATGGGGATCCAAATGAGCCACATTACAGGAAAAATGCTTTTGATGCAGGGGAAGACGGGCTTGGTAAAAATGCACATTCCTTAAAGAAG GGTTGTGATTGCTTAGGCTATATTAAGTATTTCGATGCGCATTTTACAAACTTCACGGGTGGTGTTGAGACAATCGAAAATTGTGTCTGCCTACATGAGGAGGATCATGGAATCTTATGGAAGCATCAAGATTGGAGAACAGGTTTAGCTGAAGTACGACGATCGCGACGGCTAACAGTGTCTTTCATCTGTACTGTTGCAAACTATGAATATGGATTTTACTGGCACTTTTATCAG GATGGGAAAATCGAGGCTGAAGTTAAGCTGACTGGAATTCTCAGCTTAGGTGCTCTTCTACCTGGGGAAGTTCGAAAATATGGGACAACTATTGCACCTGGCTTGTATGCTCCTGTACATCAGCACTTCTTTGTGGCTCGCATGGATATGGCTGTTGATTGCAAACCAGGGGAAGCACATAATCAG GTGGTTGAAGTAAATGCAAGAGTTGAGCCACCAGGAGAAAATAATGTTCACAATAATGCGTTTTATGCTGAAGAGAGATTGCTTAGAACTGAATTGGAAGCAATGCGTGATTGTAATCCTCTAACTGCTCGCCATTGGATT ATCCGGAATACAAGAACAGTCAATCGCACGGGGCAGTTAACTGGTTACAAGCTAGTACCAGGTACAAACTGTCTGCCACTAGCTGGATCAGAGGCAAAATTCTTGAGAAGAGCTGCTTTCTTAAAGCATAATCTTTGGGTCACCCCTTACTGTGGTGATGAGATGTTTCCTGGAGGAGAATTTCCTAATCAAAATCCTCGTGTTGGTGAGGGATTGGCTACTTGGGTTAAGCAGAATCGATCCCTGGAAGAAACACAGATAGTTCTTTG GTATGTTTTTGGACTTATACATGTTCCGCGCCTAGAAGACTGGCCTGTTATGCCTGTGGAGCACATTGGTTTTATGCTCCAG CCTCATGGGTTCTTCAATTGCTCCCCAGCTGTTGATGTTCCTCCCAGCACAGCTGACTCGGATATTAAGGAAAACGGGGTAGTGACAAAGTCTTGCCACGACGGTGGTATAATGGCTAAGCTTTGA